In Hemitrygon akajei chromosome 32, sHemAka1.3, whole genome shotgun sequence, the genomic window TGGTGGTGGTGTGGTCATATTTATATCCCATGCCCAGTCCATTACTCTGCAACTGGCTCATGCTGACTAAGGTTCCCAACAAAGTTGGTTGTATTTGCCCACATTTAGCCAATATCCTTCTAAGGgaagggttcccaaacttttttatgccatagactgccaagggtccatggaccccaggctgggaaccctttCCCCCAAGGGTCCAAGCTAGTACTATTTGCCCACAtatggcccatatctctctaaatcTGGAGTCCCcattgtttaatggtattggttggGACCCCCTTGTTCAAATCTTTCCCCAAGTGTCCAAGCATTTCTAGAAATTTTGTTGATGTACCTGCCCCAGCCActacttctggcagctcattccatagacAGGCTACCCTCTGGGTGGAAAAAGTTGCCTcccaggttcctattaaattgcTCCCatttcaccctaaacccatgcTATCTAGCCTTTGATTCCCCAAAAGACTGTATGTATTCCACCTGTGCGACACTCCTGCCCCTTCTGGTACGAAAGGATTTATGACTTCCAAGATGCAGCCCTCACCTCCCTTTGTTCATCACATTTCCCTACCCTAGGAATCATAGTCATCCAGCATTCAATCCAGAGGTTAGATTTAATTAGAGTGGCTGCCGCCTTTTAATATTGAACTGCTTCCTTGAACCAAAGCAACTCGTCAACCTCAATGCTGTCCattcatcattattatgtgctgtgtcgtctGACATCATCATTACATGCCATGTTGTattgacgtgggcgatcatggtctatccatgagcgtgattgttcttggcaaattttctacagaagtggtttaccattgccgtcttctgggcagtgtctttacaaaatgggtgacctcagccgttatcaatactcttcagagattgtctgcctggcgtcagtggtgcataatcaggacttgtgatgtgcaccagctgctcgtacgaccatcccatggcttcacgtgaccctgattggggagggggtggtaagcaagtgctacaccttgtccaagggtgacctgcagtcttgcagagggaaggagcaccttacacctcctttggtaaagacgtatctccaccccaacaCCCGGTCATCTATTATAAGAGGGAATTTGTTGTTTGTGGTTGGGCTTGAGGTGGACAAAATTTATTATTTCATCCCCACCCCAACACCTTCTTTAAATGTTACAATATAAAGACAGTAGAGATATATGAATACAGGAGTATCCACAGAGGAATCTCCAGCAAGTCTGAACCACAAAATCTCTACATTGTCATCTGTCACCTGATTGCATGCGCCACTATTGTTCCCATTGCGAATGGTTCATCAGCTTGTTTTAATCCTGCCTTGTCAAGTTTCTAAAGCTCAAGTGAAGATTGTGATTTCACTTGTAAATCTCTCTTTCAGACAATTTGTACGGGAATTGCAGTGATTGTATTATCTGGGAATTTGAGTCAAACAGTCCTGGTAAGAACAATGCATTAATTCTGTTACTGTCTCTTTTTATTGCCATTGCGCTTTTCCATACAAACATTAGTCTCTATAATAAAGCAGAATTGCTCTCTCAAAAGATATTGGAAAGCTGACATAGTTAGAGGTGTTGGCTAAATGATGTTTGAAGAGGGTTTTAAAGTGTATCCTTAAAGTGGGGAAGTTACTGAAGGCGAAACCGGGGTATACTGATCAAAAGTTGTGGCACTTAATAGTAAGTTGGAACAAAGGAGCATATAAAATGAGACGCAGTAGATTAGAGTTAAGAGTGGACACAGTGCAaagtagaatcaggtttaatatcactggccatGTAAAAGTTTCCTACTTAAATAAATGGTTGGTCCTTgcagctgggggggtgggggggataaaaattagagggaatgttgaATTCAAGCTAAGAACATATTGCATATCCTAACAATTAAACTAATATGGAAACACAGCACGTTAGTTTTGCATTAGCATTTACATATTATGCTCAGTATCGCAAGGGCCATTGGGTTTAAATTGGTGGTACTCAGTGTGAAACTTTGGGGCCATATCCACATACAGCAATAACCAAAAGGACAGCATGACTAGTTATTCTGCTCACCAGCCCTCCAAATGGAGACACACAATCATCGTAAATATACAACAACAGATATAGTCAAATTCTTTAAAATGTTTACTAGGTTTTCAGTAAAGTATAAGCTACAGAGTCATGTTTAATGTCGCTGacacgtgttgtgaaatttgttcttttgtggcagcaggacattgcaatacataaagtgcaaaaagagaggaaaaagaaggagtgaggtagtgtttatgggttcagtgtcagttcagaaatcggatggcagaggggaagaagctgttcctgaatcgttgagtatgtgccttcaagcccgagtaccttctccctgatggttgcAATGAAAAGAGGTAGAAGGGACGGTAGCGTTCAGATATAAATCTGAATGCCATCTTACCACTCCTGGTGATTAGATGGCATCTTCTACAGATGCAATTGTAAATAAAAACAAGTATTACTCAGCATTCCTGTCCTTGTATGTCACTACAGTAatgcttttttttccctctggtTTAATTTTGCAGCAGTACATCGTGATTGCAAGTAGTATGTCCAATTCGCTCATCGCCATGGCCTGTGCGCTGGGTTTGGCCGTCTCTGTGGTACTCACCATTGCAAATGGTGGAAGAACGTTACTGGCAGCCTGTCACCTCAGTTCCATCAAGGACATTATACAAGTAACGAATGAGTGTCCATTTGACCCAACACGAATCTTTGTAAGTTAACCTTGCGTAGTGAGGtggcgttcatgggttcagtgtccaccagaaatcagacggcagaggggaagaagctgttcctgaattgttaagtgtgtgtgcctccaggctgctgtacctcctccctgatggtagcaatgagaagagggcatgtcctgggtaatgggggtcctcaatgatggatgctgccattttgaggctttgctccttgaagatgtcctggatgccggggaggctagtgcccatgatggagctgaccgagttcgcagctttctgcagcttattttcatCCTGTGCAGCAGATCCTCCCGCCCCAGTACCAGCCGGTAATGGAgaaagttagaatgctctccaccgtctATCTATAGAAACTTGTgagggtctttggtgacatgccaagtctTAGAACTCCCAACGAAGTACAACcagtgttgtgccttctttgtatatactgggtccaggatagatcctcagagtttagcaccaaggaacttgaaattgttcaccctttccacttctgatccctctgaggacagCTGCGGcttccctttctgaagttcacaatcaattctttggtcttactgatgttgaatcaAGGTTGTTTTGACTAACttatttattgcatgcatttaaaCACCTCAGTTTTGTCTTAATTTAGGGCTCTCCCTTGGTGACTCATGTTCTGTGAAATTGGGATCTGTTTGAGGTACCAACACTGTGTGTTGGAGAACAAGTCAACTTCACCTATTACTTTTAGACTTTTTTTAAGAATAGGACAGTCAACTTGTTCATTTTAATGAGCACAAAATGCATTAAATTGACTCCTGTTTAAAAACTATTTGGCACAAACAGTGTTCACACCCCTCATGAAAAGATGTATATTCAGCTTCATACTTTAGTTTGCTGCCTTTTGCCATGTTTGGTCTTGTGTTCCATATTAAGGTCTCCAAGAGAAGTGTGCATGATTGGTTAAAGAAATCAtgtacaacgctttacagtacctgcaacctgggttcaattcccaccactgcctgtaaggagtttgtatgttctccctgtgaccatgtaggcATGGGCATCTTCCGGTAACTTCCTCCCAGGTGTTcgggttttctcccacaatccaaagatgtaccagttggtaggttaactggtcattgtaagctgtcctgtgattagtaaATTGGGAATTgttgggtggcacagctcgaagggccaggtgggcctattctgctctgcatctcaataaatgaataaaatctaATTGGGTTTTAACTGACATTCTGTTAGCAGTATAAATATCCTACTTTGCTTACTGCTTGTTACactgctggcgtttagggcagcagtgaaggtccacCATCTCTGTTCGCCCACGTTGCCACACACAGAtaaagaaggattcttcattgctgtttttgtaacaatttctttttaaaccagtcagggttgttagtctgagctgaccccccccccccccccccccccaccaccaagcctggaggaccagtggtccACTTTTAGTCTGACctcgacctgtttggcatgggtgatcctaccaagagccaaagcataaagccctgaccccagccaacgtagctctccggGTCAATGAGGCACGCAAGCCCCCAAACTCTACGATAAGGCTGTGGTCCTCCTAGAGGACCCTACGTTAGTATAGTAAAATTTTATATTCTCATCCAGAAATTACATCCCCTGAAGAGTCACATATGGCTCAAGGTGCACAGTGTAGTTTATTGGCCCAAACTGATTGAAACACCCAGTCAGCAAATACCCTTGTAGTAAATCCTTGATTGATAATCCCTATTGGTGTGAATTAAAGCTGCATTAGAAATAAaattctaccaccacctctgcagGCTAATACTGATTCTTTAAAATTGTTTGTTAATCTGCAACTAGAGATGCAAAATATctacaataggtctatggcagacgcaatctcaatgggacttcacacagccttagatcacctggtcaatacaaatacctatgtcagaatgctgtttgctgactatagctcagtgtttaacaccgtcattcccacaatcctgattgataagctacagaacctgggcctctgtacctgccTCTGCACTTGGACCCTGGacctcctaactggaagaccacaatctgtgtggattggtgataatatcttctcgctgatgatcaacactggcacacctcagggtgtgtacttagcccactgctctactccctctatacctaTGAATCTGTGGCTAGGtttagctcaagtaccatctataaattttctgaagatacaactattgttggtaaaaCCTCAAATGGAAATGAGAGAAAGTGCAGGAGCTAATGTTAAAAGGCcttaacagattagatatggcaaagttatttcccatggtaggagagtctaggacaagagggcctgacttcaggattgaaggacatccatttagaattaaggagattgagaggggatctgattgaaacatataagattattaagggattggacaagatagaggcaggaaatatgttccagatgctgggagagtccagtaccagagggcatggtttgagaataaggggtaggtcatttaggacagagttaaggaaaaacttcttctcccagagagttgtgggggtctggaatgcactgccttggaaggtagtggaggccaattctctggatgctttcaagaaggagctagataggtatcttatggataggggaatcaagggatatggggacaaggcaggaaccgggtattgatagtagttgatcagccatgatctcaaaatggcggtgcaggctcgaagggccgaatggtctacttctgcacctattgtctattgtctattaacagAGGTgcagaaaaattactttagtcagagggtggtaaatctgtgaaatttgttgccatgagtggctgtggaggccaagtcattgggtgtatttaaggcagagatgggttcttgattagccagagcatcaagggatataggaagaaggcaggggagtggggatgactggaagaattggatcagcccatgattgaatggcggagtggactcgatgggccaaatggcctacttatgctcctatatcttatggtcttatataccagctagttgagtgtgatgcagcaacatccttgcactcaatgttaatAAGACAAAAGaactaattgtggatttcaggaagggtaagatgagggaatacgaaccagtcctcataaagggatcaaaaatgtgagcaatttcaggttctgggtgtcaagatctctgaggataaaACCTGTTCCCAACATATTTGacgcaactataaagaaggcttTAAAGaactggctatatttcattaggagtttgaagagattcggtTTCGAgatcttctatagatgtatcgtggagagcattctgacaagctgcgtcactgtctggtgtagagttactgcacaggactgaaagaagctacagttGCAAAGTTATCCTCCTCCATCTGGGGTACTAGTCTCTGTaaaatccaagacatcttcaaggagcagtgcctcaggaaggcaacatccattattcaggaccccccatcacccaagacatgcccgcttctcattgttaccatcagaaggggggtacagaagcctgaaagctcacaatcagcgattcaggaatagtttcttcccctctgccatcgggttcctaaatggacattgaacccatgaacactactgttTGAACaaaatatatgttatttctgtttttgtactatgtTTAATCTATCCAATATATGGATTACtgtaattttatttacttatttttttctttctatattattatgagagtaagcgttcaatacggactagaagggctgagatggcctgtttccgtgctgtaattgttatatggttattatgtattgcattgtactgctgctgctaagttaacaagttccacaacacatgccggtgatattaaacctgattctgaaagtatCTACCATAGTGTAAGTGAAGATTTGCACTGGGCTCACTGGTAGTGAGCTCACTAATAGTGGCCTCCTATCAAACAGGATTCTCAAGTACAGTAGAATGTAAGTTCCTTCCAACGCCTTGATTGGtgcatcgggcagcaaccttgccgtttctttagcgtTAGTCCCTCTTACGAGGCTGACTTGCTAGCTCCGACGCTCAAGCCGTGGGgacggaaagcgtgcaaggagctgagctggattcgaacctgggtcCTCTTGTCCCGAAGTCTGGGTGTGGATACCACACACCTCCAGCACAGACTCGCGGTAGAATGTGAATGAGATGATATCCTTGGAATCATAACTCTATTAGTCACCAGCATCTCTCTATTATCATCAGCAGCCTGTAAGAAAAAAGCACAATATggcacacacacacccaactAGAAATTGAAATTGTAACAGTAATTGAAAACAGCTCATTAACAGTATAGTCATCGGATTCCAAATTGTTGTAAAACTGCTGAGATCCATAATTTCCAAATCTGGGAAGCTATTGTACCAATCATTGCTATCAACAAATCTCTTTTATTGCTCTTCTCACAAGGCTTTTGCTGTGCTTGTCTCACTGAGGATGTTTAATGCATAATAAGACTTTTATTAGCACAAGCTGCTGTGTCAATTACAGTGATAGATATTTATACGCCTTTATCAAATTGTTATTTCTGTGGCAGTTTACTTGAATCTCTGGTGGTACCCATTTCCAACACTGATCACACAGCCTGTTCAATTTGCAACGAAGCTCCCTCATGTTGTTGCTGCCGTTGAGTGAATTTTATGTCTGTGCATATCATCCTTCTGCAAATTCACTGAGCACGCTTTATCTGCGAAAGATGCACATCCATGAAGTCCCTTGGCACGCACAGTCATGTCAGATGGTAATGCCCAGTGTGACTTCACCTCTGCAAGGATCTTGTACCCATTCGTCATATTTCCACTCTGTTTTCCATGTCTTTATGCTCCAGGCTCTCTGTATTCTACACCAACCGGACCTGACAAAAAaaattctttctctttctttctttcctgtgCCTTCCAGCGTCCTTTTACAAAACTCTTCATCTTCCACGTCCAATTTTGCTTTCCTGAAACCGTTGTGATGGTTCACTTTCCCCGCCAAGCAGAGTAAAACTTCGCCCAATGGTACCAACAAGGAAGGAAGGGCTGTACCCAGGGCACAGTACTGGGCCTCTCACTCTACAAGTTTCCTATAAATGCTTTGGATTTAACCCACTTGAGAATTTTGGCAATCGCACCAAAATTAGCAAAATATTGATGGACTTGTTGGGAGGGCAGAAAAGCGGTAAATGGAGTTCAGTCTGGAAAGATTGAGGCAACATATTTGGGACTGGCAAACAAGTTATGGAGATACTTATCAAACAGTTTTGTACTAAGAATACACAGAGTGATCTTGAAGGGCTTGTCCACAAAGCTCGGTGAACATTACAGGTAGAAGAAAGTGCTGAAGAATTCATCCAGGGAACTTGCCTTTTataagatcataaaaccataagacataggagtagaattaggccatttggcccatcgagcctgctctgccattcaatcagggctgatcctttttttattGACTTGGACACGGAATACAAGAACAAGGAGGACACTCTAAAACTGTGGAATATTAATATGGACCACCTGGAGTACTTGTTTATCCCCACATCGTGGAAGGAGGTGATTACACAGGAAAGTGCAGTGATTTACAAGTAAGCTGACAAAAGTGGAGATTCAcagtttataaggagagactggcaAGGCAGGGAAGCACACACAATATTCTGGAGGCCAGGCAGCTTCAATGGAgaagaatgaacagtcaatgtttcagggtgAAGTGGAtgaaatattgactctttattctcctccattgacgctgcctgacttgctgagtttctccagcattttttgtgtgttccagcatctgtagattcttttgcatttatcactggCAAGGCAGGGGTTCTTTGAAATAGAAGTGGCTGAGGGGAGGTCTAATTAAGGTGCATAGAATTAACTGAGACCCCAATTAGATAAACTACATTGAGACCTTCTGTTGGTCCTGGGTCCAGCAAGGATATTGCAGTCTAGCTGTCTATGTGATCCGTAAGCCAGGGcaatacgatatggagagcaagttgtttcCCAGGtaacaggccccccccccccccccccaaaggatTGGCAGTCAGGTACCGTTttgcaccagcagcattgcatgagttaccagtcagcattgaagtcaacgtaggactgccttagggccTTCAGGTCTGGATCTTTCCTCAGGGCTTACTCTCAAAGCCTCCCCTATGAATGGGTGGACATTGAGAGTTTGAGATCAGGGctttccttctcccagatgagctgccaactgcggcaaacgagccccatctgcccaaagtgcctggttttaaggtgccagtaacccacctttgccccttctcctgtcagtagaagctGCTCCACTGGGCTTGGTAACTAAGCCTCAagtgaaggccgggagctggtcttggttgtcagaggctatttgaggtgcaagCCATTGGCAACATCTAGTAGTTAATGGgcgcttatccccactaccaccccctggctataacaaccttaacgAACCACAGTAAACTACAAGAACATGACTTTCTACGTTCTGTGGAGAGGTCACTAATAGGGGGAACATAGCTATAGTGTGTTAATTGGTGGAAGTattaaaagtgtagactattttctaaatggagaaaattcaaaaatctgtgcaaagggacttgggagtccttgtgcaggattccctagaggttaacCTGCGGGTTGAATCAATGGTGAGGAagagaaatgcaatgttagcattcattttgagaggaccaaaATAgagaaacaaggatgtaatgctgaggctttataaggcactgacgaggcctcacttggagtattttgagcagctttgggctccttatctaggGAGGGATATGCTGACTTTGGGGAggtttcaaaggaagttcacaaatatGATTCCgtgaatgaaaggcttatcatatgggaaacatttgatggctctgggcctgtaatcagaaaaatgaggggtgacctcactgaagcctatcgaatgttgaaaggccgagatagagagGAGTTTCCTCTAAGTAGGTatgtctaggactagagggtacaacctcagaatagaggacgtccatttggaatggagatgaggtatttctttagccagaatgcagtggatgtgtggaatcctttgccacaggtgatggaggaggccaggtcgttgggtgtatttaaggtggaggttgataggttcttgattagtcactgCTTGAAAGGTTACGGGTagaaggaaggggaatggagttgagagggaaattgacCAGCcacgatcaaatggtggagcagacttgatggcccgaatggactaattctgctactatgctATTCTCCCCTCGTGGATTAGGGGAGAAATGAAGGTGGACACTTCCTCTTAGGATTAAAAAAAATAGCTGGACAATACTTGAATCTGCTGGGTTATGGACCAAGAGCTGGAGTCCTTATTGGCTTATAACAAGTAAAACCAGCTTGAATTTGTGTTCCTAATGAGCACCTTCTGGCTCCCTGTCTATTTGAGTTTATGCCATCAGGGAGCCAGAAGTTAAAATGGAATCTTTCCCTTAAAATCCACtactacagaatcagaatcaggtttaatcactggcatgtgttgtgaaatttgttgtttttgtgatagcagtacaatgtgatacataataatagagagaaaagctgtgaattacagtaattatagttaaataagtagtgcaaaggtagaaatgaaaaaaagtagtgagatattgttcaagggttcaatgtccattcagaaattagatggcagaggggaagaggttgttactgaatcactgagtgtgtgccttcaggctcctgtacctcctccctgatggtaacaatgagaacaaggcatgacttgagtgatgggggtccttaatgatggatggtgtCTTTTTGGGGCACCACTCCTCGAAAATGCCGTGGATACTGCAGAGGCTAGTGACCAGAATGGAGCTAAATTTACAACTGCGCAGCTTAttttaatcctgtgcagtagccccccccaccattccattTAAAATACTCTCCACTTTTACATAGTTACTCATCCTGCAGTCTTCACACTTTGAGTACCTGAATTTGGTTGATGAGACAGCCACAGATTACTCTTATCCTCCAGGTATTGGAGAGTTAGGCGAACAAAATTTTCGACGGAACTCACTTATTTTCAATCACTTTGCCTGTTGTATGTAAAGACAATTGTCAGAGTACCCGCAGGAGGGAAGAAAATTGTAAGGTGTGTAACTCAGATGTTAAGCGGTCAATCTTAATTCACACAACTGCGTGCTCTGAATATTTTAGTTTACCATCTGCAATGTGACTAAAATGTTAACCTCGGTGACCAAGGAGATGACATATGTGATCTAATACTTTGTCTCCTAGGATACCACGCTGGCAATGTGGATTCCATGTCTGCTACTGTCTGCTCTGGAGGCTTTCCTATCAATTAGATGTTTTTTTATCTCATTGAGCTTATTGAGAGTCAAGAAGCAGCCACGTAAACAGGtaggagagggaaaaaataatcaACCCCACAGGCTCTTATAATTCTATAAACTCCACCATACAATTAAATGCTTTTTCGCAAATGTAGTGAACCAATAATTTCACAGCTCTAATTTTTACGATATTGTTAATTTAGTGGTTAAAGGATTTGCACTTCTTAAGGAGTATTTTAAGTTTAATGAATGGCTCTCGTATCATAGACGGTCGCCATCTGGAAAATGGCTTTTTCTCAAAAGTTGCGAACCAATAATTTCACAGCTCTAATTTTTACGATATTGTTAATTTAGTGGTTATTAAAGAATTTGCATTTCTTAAGCAGTTTTATTTTTAAGTTTAAGGAACGAATGGACGTCTTACTGTATTATAGATCATTGCCATCTCTAAGATGTCCTTTTGGTGTCAAATTAATTATTCATATTAGATGAGGCAGCATAGACATTCACTTTGAGCTGGACACACCAACTTagcatctttttaaaaaaaaatgtataagAAGCACCATGGTAACATTTAACCAAACACCTTTATCAAAATAACTCTGGAGATAGCTCAAGATGATAGGTTTAAAAAGTctaagattaaatataaccaaatAATGTAACATTTAAGcaatttattttattaataaattccacacacaaaatgctggtggaacgcagcaggccaggcagcatctataggaagaagtacagtcgacgtttcgggctgagacccttcgtcaggaccgaaATGTCgatgtacttcttcctatagattctgcccggcctgctgcgtttcaccagcattttgtgtgtgttgcttgaatttccagcatctgcagatttcctcatgttaatgTGACATTTAAGTGCTTACAGATATGACTGTTAATCAATATATCAAATATGGGGCAGGGGAAGCAAGTTGCTTCCAGATCGCCTTGCTGCCAGGGATGCAGTTTAACCACAGTGTAGTGATGGTATCAGCTGCAGTCTTCACTTTTACCTGTTTGGAAGGTGACATCGCATGGGGACAATCACTTTGGCATTTCCCAGTGCAACCACGTCTTCCATCCTGGAATTCTGTATGGTGTTGAGTTTGCAACTCTGCCTGTGCCAGTGTCTTGGTATCCTTGTGTATTGACATTCCTATTTTTAATCAGGCAGAGGGTTTAAACATCAATAAGAGTGACTATTGGTAAATATCgatattaataaaataaattgatCTAGTGCACAGCTGCTTTAGTACCTGAGTAATTGGAGACCAGTGATTTAGACAATATGGATGTGTTTTCTTTGATTGTTATAgttgggggtggtaatggggacaagctcccactacctctTAAGTGCTCCCAGTGGCAcgtacctcaaatagcctctgacaatgaagtccagctcctggccttcacgtgtagcttagctactaagcccaatagagccatttctactgacaggagaaggggcaaaggcacgTTATTGGCACCTTAAGATctgttgcttcaggcagatgaggctcaccagccatggttggcagctcacctagaaaGAAAACCcggatctcaaacctctgctgtctCGTGGCTATACTCActcgtggggaaggctttgggagtaaataccgaggggaaaaatccagagctggagtccctaaggtggtcctacgttgagttcaacatcGACTGAAAGCTCCTGTAACTCTGCTGGTGCCAAATGCATTGGTCTCTCCcgtcctttgggttcatcagctgcattAGAAGCAAGGGATCCTgctgcatggacaacagcttgctctccatattgtactgccctggcttgtgtgtcATGTACTCAAATGAGGCGCAGTATCCATGTCAACCTCAAACAACGGTGGGCCTCACGGACAGAAGGATTCTCTGTGAAAGTTGCATCTGGGTGGTTGATTGGGGAAAGGCagtgcagactcgatgagccgaatggcgtaattctgctcttatatcttatggtctcaactTATTATTGCCAAGTGTGATGATATGGTTATCCAAATGATACCAGCCTACATAATTTACTCAGAACATACCTAAGACTCGTTACAGAATGAAGGTTTTACAATGGGTGGTGACAACTTGTTTGATATACCATCCCTAACATTGTAAAATAGGCTGCTGTGCTTAAATTAGCTTTGATAACTTGGCCCCGACTTCTCCGGTGAACTCGCAGCAATTCGCGGACTCAGGGCTCCAGTCATCGGGCCTTGGCTTCTCGACTTCCGATCGACCTTTTGCCTTCGATCTGGACCTCCGATTGACCTTCAGGTGATGAACTCCCAGGCCCCAGATTCCAGACTCACTGATGATAGGGCTTGAAAACTCGGCCTCAGATTCCAGTTTGCTGATGATGGGACGCCGAAC contains:
- the LOC140719724 gene encoding keratinocyte-associated protein 3-like; the protein is MCRKDNALDKKLLMKVGIVLIITGHLNFILGAIIHGTVLRHVTLPGNGVSVEYSVTNVFVAISGILTICTGIAVIVLSGNLSQTVLQYIVIASSMSNSLIAMACALGLAVSVVLTIANGGRTLLAACHLSSIKDIIQVTNECPFDPTRIFDTTLAMWIPCLLLSALEAFLSIRCFFISLSLLRVKKQPRKQVILKPLEEIQEVGESVELLEGARVKFWV